The following are encoded in a window of Dioscorea cayenensis subsp. rotundata cultivar TDr96_F1 chromosome 16, TDr96_F1_v2_PseudoChromosome.rev07_lg8_w22 25.fasta, whole genome shotgun sequence genomic DNA:
- the LOC120278955 gene encoding ELMO domain-containing protein A-like yields MDENGASFVAVRRLSQGLDRGGGCHSSSAEVVHGSSAWIGRGLSCVCAQRRDSDARLSFDLTPSQEECLQKLQNRIEVSYDSSKVEHQEALRALWHAAFPGVELRGLISEQWKEMGWQGKDPSTDFRGGGFISLENLLFFAKTFPKSFQDLLRKEEGDRAMWEYPFAVAGVNITFMLIQMLDLQAVKPRTLMGAIFLKLLSENDRAFDLLYCITFKLMDQQWLAMHASYMDFNAVMKATRRQLERELLLEDIQCLEDMPSYKLLSR; encoded by the exons atggatgAGAACGGTGCATCATTTGTGGCGGTGAGGAGGTTGTCGCAGGGCTTGGATCGAGGTGGCGGGTGTCATTCATCTTCAG CTGAGGTTGTTCATGGGTCATCAGCCTGGATTGGGCGAGGGCTTTCTTGTGTTTGTGCTCAGAGAAGGGATAGTGATGCTCGTTTATCATTTGACCTGACTCCGTCTCAG GAAGAATGCTTGCAAAAGCTACAAAATCGCATTGAAGTTTCTTATGATAGTTCCAAGGTTGAACACCAG GAAGCTTTAAGGGCCCTGTGGCATGCTGCTTTTCCAGGAGTTGAGCTTCGTGGCTTGATATCTGAACAATGGAAGGAAATGGGTTGGCAAGGAAAGGATCCATCTACAGATTTCAG GGGTGGTGGCTTTATTTCATTGGAGAATCTATTGTTCTTTGCTAAGACCTTTCCT AAATCATTTCAAGATCTTCTTCGTAAGGAGGAGGGTGACCGAGCTATGTGGGAGTATCCATTTGCGGTTGCTGGTGTGAACATCACTTTCATGCTTATACAGATGCTTGATCTTCAAGCTG TTAAACCAAGGACCTTGATGGGGGCAATTTTCTTAAAGCTACTCTCAG AAAATGATCGGGCCTTTGATCTTCTTTACTGCATTACGTTTAAGTTGATGGATCAGCAGTGGTTGGCCATGCACGCATCCTACATGGACTTCAAT GCAGTCATGAAAGCCACACGGCGCCAGTTGGAACGAGAGCTGCTGCTCGAGGATATTCAATGTCTGGAAGACATGCCTTCTTACAAGCTTCTCTCTCGATAA